The Acutalibacter muris genomic sequence AGAAAAGTGTCAACACCTTCTGCGGCCAGCGATTCAATAGTCTCCTGCCAGCGGACAGGACTCTTCACCTGGTTTACCAGCAGTTCCCTGGCCGAAGCGGCGGTATAGGGCTTAGCGTTCAGATTGGCGTACAGCGGGAGGCGCGGCTCGCCTGTCTCCACTGTAGACAAATACCCAGCCAGCTCCCCAGCGGCGCTCTCCATAAAGGGGGAGTGGAATCCGCCGCTGACAGCCAGGGGCGCGGCCCGCCCGCCCTCGGCCTTTACAAGCTCCTGAAATTCCTTTAACTGTCCGGGTTCTCCGGCCACCACCAGCTGGCCGGGACAGTTATAGTTCACAGGCCAGACTTTAGAGAAGCTCCCGCAGAGCTCCTCTACCTTCTCATTGGACAGCTTCAAAACAGCCGCCATGCTGCCGGGGTTCTCCACGGCGGCCTTCTGCATGGCTTCGGCGCGTCTGCATACAAACTTAAAGCCCGACTCGTCCGTAAAGACACCCGCGAACGCCGCCGCGGCAACTTCACCCAGAGAAAATCCTGCCACATAGTCGGCATGGACGCCCCTTTCCTCCAGAGCCCGGGCCGCTGCAAGGTCAACGCAGTATAGGCAAGGCTGGGTGTTTTTTGTGACAGACAGCTCCTCTGCCGTGCCGGAAAAGCACTGTTTTGATGTTCCCGGGCGCAGGCTGTCCGCCATATCAAAAACAGCTTTAGCGGCAGCGCTCGCCTCACAGAGGGACTGCCCCATCCCCGGGTACTGGGCCCCCTGGCCCGAAAAGACGAAAGCTATCTTACCCATTTCGCCGCCCCTTTCAGCACTTCCTCCGCTTCAGAAAACATCTCGGAAATTATCTCTGCGGCGGGCTGCTCTTTATTCACCATCCCGGCTATCTGCCCGGCCAAAAAGTCCCCGGTCTTCTCGTCGCCCTCTACTGCCGCCCGATACAGGGCCCCACGGCCCAGCTCCTCCAACTCCTCGTCGGAGATCTGGCTGTATTCGGCCTTAAAGAAATCCTTTGCGAACTGGTTCTTTATCTGCCGCACCGGGTGGCCCAGCCGCTTGCCGGTGACCATAGTGGCGATATCGTTGGCCTTCAGCACCTTTTTCTTATAGTTCGGGTGCACTCCGCACTCGTTGGCCACTAAAAACCTGGTGCCCACCTGCACGCCCACCGCGCCCAGCTGGAACGCGGCGGCTATGCCCCGGCCGTCGGCTATGCCGCCAGCCGCCAGCACAGGCAGGTCCGTGGCGTCGCAGACCTGGGGCACCAGCACCATTGTGGTAAGGTCCCCCACATGCCCGCCGGACTCGCCGCCCTCGGCTATTATGGCGGAGGCCCCGGCCTTGGTTACAAGCTTCGCCATGGCCACAGAGGCCACCACGGGCACCACCTTCACTCCTGCCTCCAGCCACATGGGCATGAACTTGGAGGGGTTCCCCGCGCCGGTGGTCACCACGGCCACATGCTCCTTCGCCGCCAGCTCGGCCACTTCGGCGGCGAAGGGCGACATGAGCATGATG encodes the following:
- the fabD gene encoding ACP S-malonyltransferase, whose product is MGKIAFVFSGQGAQYPGMGQSLCEASAAAKAVFDMADSLRPGTSKQCFSGTAEELSVTKNTQPCLYCVDLAAARALEERGVHADYVAGFSLGEVAAAAFAGVFTDESGFKFVCRRAEAMQKAAVENPGSMAAVLKLSNEKVEELCGSFSKVWPVNYNCPGQLVVAGEPGQLKEFQELVKAEGGRAAPLAVSGGFHSPFMESAAGELAGYLSTVETGEPRLPLYANLNAKPYTAASARELLVNQVKSPVRWQETIESLAAEGVDTFLECGPGKTLCGLIKKTVKTAKVLQVQDQETLKAALSGLM
- a CDS encoding nitronate monooxygenase; translation: MIKTPLCELLGIEYPIFQGGMAWISDGKLAAAVSNGGGLGIISAMNANAQYLKEQIDLARSLTDRPFGVNIMLMSPFAAEVAELAAKEHVAVVTTGAGNPSKFMPMWLEAGVKVVPVVASVAMAKLVTKAGASAIIAEGGESGGHVGDLTTMVLVPQVCDATDLPVLAAGGIADGRGIAAAFQLGAVGVQVGTRFLVANECGVHPNYKKKVLKANDIATMVTGKRLGHPVRQIKNQFAKDFFKAEYSQISDEELEELGRGALYRAAVEGDEKTGDFLAGQIAGMVNKEQPAAEIISEMFSEAEEVLKGAAKWVR